The Tistrella mobilis genome window below encodes:
- a CDS encoding fumarylacetoacetate hydrolase family protein: MTYGLAVASWEAPTLPVRGSAIRFPVRRVFCIGKNYADHIREMGGTDVSAEAAVFFIKPADCVVADGTRVAYPPMTANLHHEVELVAAIGRDGANVPADQALSLVYGYAVGVDLTRRDLQNAARDRGGPWDMAKSFDQAAPVGALARVESFGHPQRGRIWLEVDGQMRQQADLNQMIRTTAEVIAELSRYIALKPGDIVFTGTPAGVGPIARGQKVRCGIEHVGELTFDVV, from the coding sequence ATGACCTACGGTCTGGCGGTGGCGTCCTGGGAGGCACCGACGCTGCCGGTTCGCGGTTCGGCGATCCGGTTTCCGGTGCGCCGCGTGTTCTGTATCGGCAAGAACTACGCCGACCACATCCGCGAGATGGGCGGCACGGATGTGAGTGCCGAAGCTGCGGTGTTCTTCATCAAACCGGCCGATTGTGTGGTTGCCGACGGCACCCGGGTCGCCTATCCGCCGATGACCGCCAACCTGCATCACGAGGTGGAGCTGGTTGCAGCGATCGGCCGCGATGGCGCCAATGTGCCGGCTGATCAGGCGCTGTCGCTGGTCTATGGCTATGCCGTGGGCGTGGATCTGACCCGGCGTGATCTGCAGAATGCCGCCCGTGATCGTGGCGGGCCCTGGGACATGGCGAAGAGCTTCGATCAGGCGGCACCGGTGGGTGCGCTTGCCCGCGTCGAGAGCTTCGGACATCCGCAGCGCGGCCGGATCTGGCTGGAGGTCGATGGCCAGATGCGCCAGCAGGCCGATCTCAACCAGATGATCCGCACCACCGCCGAAGTGATCGCCGAACTGTCGCGCTATATCGCGCTCAAGCCCGGCGACATCGTCTTCACCGGCACGCCTGCCGGTGTCGGCCCGATCGCCCGCGGCCAGAAGGTCCGCTGCGGCATCGAACATGTGGGTGAGCTGACCTTCGACGTGGTGTGA
- a CDS encoding 2-hydroxyacid dehydrogenase, which produces MSAAADRPVLVVTRHLPDAVEERAARDYHVIRLTEDRPVPAAELAALAADNAARGILLTPTEGMDRAAIDGLPACVEAIATFSVGYDHIDLAAAKARGLQVFNTPDVVAEATADIAMLVMLGAARRAYEGQRMLRTGGWSGWSPTFMLGTDLRGKRLGLVGFGRIGQATARRAKAFGMTIHYHQRRRLDAEALGQDLADAVYHETLDDLVAVADVLSLHCPATPETIGMIDAGRIARLPAGAILVNTARGPLVDDEAAIAALRSGRLRAAGLDVFTGEPKFDPRWADLDNAYLLPHMGTSTVETRAAMGFRALDNLDAFFAGGTPRDRLA; this is translated from the coding sequence ATGTCCGCCGCTGCCGATCGTCCGGTCCTGGTCGTTACCCGCCACCTGCCCGATGCCGTCGAGGAACGGGCGGCCCGCGACTATCACGTGATCCGCCTGACGGAAGACCGGCCGGTTCCGGCGGCGGAGCTGGCGGCACTGGCGGCCGACAACGCGGCCCGCGGCATCCTGCTCACACCGACCGAGGGCATGGACCGGGCGGCGATCGACGGGCTGCCCGCCTGCGTCGAGGCGATCGCGACCTTCTCGGTCGGCTATGACCATATCGATCTTGCGGCGGCGAAGGCGCGCGGGCTTCAGGTGTTCAACACGCCGGACGTCGTGGCGGAGGCAACGGCGGATATCGCCATGCTGGTCATGCTGGGGGCCGCACGCCGCGCCTATGAAGGCCAGCGCATGCTGCGGACCGGCGGCTGGTCCGGCTGGTCGCCGACCTTCATGCTGGGCACCGATCTTCGCGGCAAGCGGCTGGGGCTGGTGGGCTTCGGGCGCATCGGCCAGGCAACGGCACGTCGGGCGAAGGCCTTCGGCATGACCATCCATTATCATCAGCGCCGCCGGCTGGATGCGGAGGCTCTGGGACAGGATCTCGCCGATGCGGTCTATCACGAGACGCTGGACGACCTGGTGGCGGTGGCCGATGTTCTGTCGCTGCACTGCCCGGCGACGCCCGAGACCATCGGCATGATCGATGCCGGACGGATCGCCCGTCTGCCCGCGGGGGCCATTCTGGTCAACACCGCGCGGGGCCCGCTGGTGGATGACGAGGCGGCGATCGCGGCCCTGCGATCGGGCCGGCTGCGCGCCGCCGGGCTCGATGTCTTCACGGGTGAGCCCAAATTCGATCCGCGCTGGGCCGACCTCGACAACGCCTATCTGCTGCCGCATATGGGCACGTCCACCGTCGAGACCCGCGCCGCGATGGGCTTCCGGGCACTGGACAATCTGGATGCCTTTTTTGCCGGCGGGACGCCGCGCGACCGGCTGGCGTAA
- a CDS encoding bifunctional precorrin-2 dehydrogenase/sirohydrochlorin ferrochelatase: MTALLPVSLDLRRLPVAVAGHGEKALTRLAMIVEAGAIQPRVYAPDATADFIARAEALGGVVVDRLPTDAELDDLRVLFVADLDVETARPLHDRAEAYKVLVNVEDVVPLCALQVPSVLRRGDLAIAISTAGASPSLAIAMKRELARLIGPEWAERTAAIRRLRMALRGAGTPPAAVKAATDDMIRREGWLPLGSTAPGAAGAAADTTTPTDHPRRVKA, encoded by the coding sequence ATGACCGCGCTGCTGCCCGTTTCGCTCGATCTGCGCCGCCTGCCCGTCGCCGTGGCCGGACATGGAGAGAAGGCGCTCACCCGTCTCGCCATGATCGTCGAGGCGGGGGCGATCCAGCCTCGTGTCTACGCGCCGGATGCCACGGCGGATTTCATCGCCCGGGCAGAGGCGCTGGGTGGGGTGGTGGTCGACCGGCTGCCGACCGATGCCGAACTCGATGACCTTCGGGTGCTGTTCGTCGCCGATCTCGATGTCGAGACGGCCCGTCCGCTTCATGATCGGGCCGAGGCGTACAAGGTGCTGGTGAATGTCGAGGATGTGGTGCCGCTCTGCGCCCTGCAGGTGCCGTCGGTCCTGCGTCGCGGCGATCTGGCGATCGCCATCTCGACCGCCGGCGCCAGCCCGAGCCTTGCCATCGCCATGAAGCGCGAGCTTGCCCGCCTGATCGGCCCGGAATGGGCGGAGAGGACGGCCGCCATCCGCCGTCTGCGCATGGCCCTGCGCGGCGCGGGCACACCGCCCGCGGCCGTGAAAGCTGCAACCGACGACATGATCCGGCGTGAAGGCTGGCTGCCGCTCGGCAGCACCGCCCCGGGGGCTGCCGGCGCCGCTGCCGACACCACCACACCGACCGACCATCCCCGCCGTGTGAAGGCCTGA
- a CDS encoding phosphoadenylyl-sulfate reductase, which translates to MAVIENALYDELNFRLGRLDGIELIAAAAYGPLGGRLALVSSFGTEAAVLLHMISRVDRDLPVIFLETGMLFPETLAYRDQLIDRLGLRNVQSETPDPVDHAREDPEDELWITNPDACCAFRKVRPLARALSRVDGWISGLKRHHGGGRAEVMPVERDGRRVKLNPLAFWDREQILGYFETHDLPRHPLEAQGYASIGCIPCTSRTRPGDDIRSGRWSGRAKTECGIHTMSDGAGI; encoded by the coding sequence ATGGCCGTGATCGAGAATGCGCTCTACGACGAGTTGAACTTCCGCCTGGGTCGCCTTGACGGGATCGAACTGATCGCCGCCGCTGCCTATGGCCCGCTCGGCGGCCGCCTCGCGCTGGTGTCGTCCTTCGGCACCGAAGCGGCGGTCCTGCTGCACATGATCTCGCGGGTCGACCGCGACCTGCCGGTCATTTTCCTTGAAACCGGCATGCTCTTCCCCGAGACGCTGGCCTATCGCGATCAGCTGATCGACCGGCTGGGCCTGCGCAACGTCCAGTCCGAAACCCCTGATCCGGTCGACCACGCCCGCGAGGACCCGGAAGACGAACTCTGGATCACCAACCCCGATGCCTGCTGCGCTTTCCGCAAGGTCCGGCCGCTGGCCAGGGCGCTCTCGCGCGTCGACGGCTGGATCTCGGGCCTGAAGCGCCATCACGGCGGCGGGCGGGCCGAGGTGATGCCGGTGGAACGCGACGGCCGGCGGGTGAAGCTCAACCCGCTCGCCTTCTGGGACCGCGAGCAGATCCTCGGATATTTCGAGACCCACGATCTGCCCCGCCATCCGCTGGAGGCGCAGGGCTATGCCTCGATCGGCTGCATCCCCTGCACCAGCCGCACCCGGCCGGGCGACGACATCCGCAGCGGCCGCTGGTCGGGGCGTGCCAAGACGGAATGCGGCATCCACACCATGTCCGATGGCGCCGGCATCTGA